In bacterium, a single genomic region encodes these proteins:
- a CDS encoding methyltransferase has protein sequence MTDYLYPHTWERERHRLVTLERLWDPGTIAALERCGIERGCRCLEAGAGSGSIARWLARRVAPDGFVVATDIDIRNLDPGGHPNLEVRRHNIISDDLPADAFDLVHARLLLKHLPDRKRALANMVGGLRSGGWLVAEDTDWSSAGVDPPQTAFAEALTALRALTEGTGAVPDYGRALPEALAAAGLTEVGSSRVAHRLRCGTPEVEFFRLTFEQVRDRVVAGGLIAARRLDAALEALDAPGGVATSFTMVTAWGRKAGR, from the coding sequence ATGACCGACTACCTGTACCCGCACACGTGGGAGCGCGAGCGTCACCGGCTCGTCACGCTCGAGCGGCTGTGGGATCCGGGAACCATCGCGGCGTTAGAGCGGTGCGGGATCGAACGGGGGTGCCGTTGCCTGGAGGCAGGCGCCGGCTCCGGCTCGATAGCGCGCTGGCTGGCGCGTCGTGTCGCCCCCGATGGCTTCGTCGTCGCCACGGACATCGACATTCGCAACCTCGATCCCGGCGGGCACCCGAACTTGGAGGTCAGGCGCCACAACATTATCTCGGACGATCTACCCGCGGATGCGTTCGACCTCGTGCACGCGCGCCTGCTGCTCAAGCACCTTCCGGATCGAAAGCGAGCGCTGGCGAACATGGTCGGAGGCCTGCGCTCGGGCGGGTGGCTGGTGGCCGAAGACACCGACTGGTCAAGCGCGGGTGTGGACCCGCCCCAAACGGCGTTCGCCGAGGCGCTCACGGCGTTGCGCGCGTTGACCGAAGGAACCGGCGCTGTCCCGGACTACGGCCGCGCGCTGCCCGAAGCCCTGGCGGCAGCCGGGTTGACCGAAGTGGGCTCGAGCCGCGTGGCGCACCGCCTTCGCTGCGGAACTCCTGAGGTCGAGTTCTTTCGGCTGACGTTCGAACAGGTGCGGGATCGCGTGGTCGCCGGCGGCCTGATAGCCGCGCGCCGCCTCGATGCCGCTCTGGAGGCCCTCGACGCACCCGGGGGCGTGGCGACCTCGTTCACGATGGTGACGGCCTGGGGGCGCAAGGCCGGGCGATGA
- a CDS encoding helix-turn-helix domain-containing protein yields the protein MERRPIVDLRRSFGGRVHEARRAARISQAELAKRLGLRSGVAVGDWERGKALPKFETFMRLCEALNQSPAYFIEGYRDRPAKGRVETIQDAVDTLEAKLGQRHLELIHRLEHLPVEIGRSIAPEELRAALEQMRCDDPATVEARLGAALPQRHGGRDDQSSLAREAFRQGWEAAHDEVRQWLHRRGRAV from the coding sequence ATGGAACGACGACCGATAGTGGACCTGCGGCGCTCGTTTGGAGGCCGCGTGCATGAGGCGCGACGAGCTGCTCGGATCAGCCAGGCGGAGCTCGCGAAGCGCCTCGGACTGCGGAGCGGTGTGGCCGTCGGAGATTGGGAGCGCGGTAAGGCGCTCCCAAAGTTCGAGACGTTCATGCGCCTGTGCGAGGCCCTTAACCAATCGCCCGCGTATTTCATCGAGGGGTACCGCGACCGGCCGGCCAAGGGGCGTGTCGAGACGATCCAGGATGCCGTCGACACGCTCGAAGCGAAACTGGGGCAGCGCCATCTCGAACTGATTCACCGTCTCGAGCACCTCCCTGTGGAGATCGGGCGCAGTATCGCTCCCGAGGAGCTTCGCGCGGCGCTCGAGCAGATGCGCTGCGACGATCCGGCGACTGTGGAAGCGCGACTCGGCGCGGCCCTCCCGCAGCGTCACGGCGGCCGTGACGATCAGTCCTCGCTGGCGCGCGAGGCGTTCCGGCAGGGGTGGGAAGCAGCGCACGATGAGGTCCGCCAGTGGCTGCACCGGCGGGGCCGCGCCGTGTGA